Proteins from one Telopea speciosissima isolate NSW1024214 ecotype Mountain lineage chromosome 1, Tspe_v1, whole genome shotgun sequence genomic window:
- the LOC122664081 gene encoding abscisic stress-ripening protein 5-like yields the protein MAEEKHHHSLFHHHKEQKPVEEETVYASEDTYDGDGMGRVSASETAVFTTSTEDYEKEEKHHKHMEHLGEIGAAAAGGFALQEKHKAKKDPEHAHRHKIEEEIAAAAAVGGAGYAFHEHHEKKETKEEEEEAHGKKHHHLF from the exons ATGGCTGAGGAGAAGCACCACCACTCCCTCTTCCACCACCACAAGGAGCAGAAACCCGTGGAGGAGGAGACTGTGTATGCTTCTGAGGACACTTATGATGGTGATGGCATGGGTCGTGTCTCCGCCAGTGAGACCGCCGTCTTTACCACCTCTACCGAGGATTatgagaaggaggagaagcaccACAAGCACATGGAACACCTCGGTGAGATAGGGGCTGCAGCTGCTGGTGGTTTTGCTCTG CAAGAGAAGCACAAGGCTAAGAAAGACCCTGAGCATGCTCACAGGCACAAGATCGAAGAGGAGATTGCAGCAGCTGCTGCAGTGGGTGGCGCCGGATACGCCTTCCATGAGCACcatgagaagaaagaaacaaaggaggaagaagaggaggctCATGGGAAGAAACATCACCATCTCTTCTAA
- the LOC122664073 gene encoding fasciclin-like arabinogalactan protein 19 gives MEELRLRSILFFVVLLVPVVTVARITEEELETAIDALRSKGYGLFGNAIVTSDLQYELLDHGDSFTFFAPTDSSLYYLDLASQASKYIQTFHVSPHRLTISDLRIVATSQVPYLDSLISNHTLFIAINHTAETSFSNPLRVDGVHISILDL, from the exons ATGGAGGAACTTCGTCTTCGATCGAT TTTGTTCTTCGTCGTCCTCTTAGTCCCAGTCGTCACCGTCGCCAGAATCACAGAAGAAGAGCTCGAGACCGCCATTGACGCCCTTCGATCGAAGGGCTATGGTCTCTTCGGCAACGCCATCGTAACCTCCGATCTTCAGTACGAGCTCCTCGACCACGGCGATTCCTTTACCTTCTTCGCTCCCACCGACTCGTCCCTCTACTATCTCGATCTGGCGTCTCAGGCTTCGAAATACATCCAGACCTTCCACGTATCCCCTCATCGTCTCACTATCTCCGATCTTCGCATTGTCGCTACGTCTCAGGTGCCTTACCTCGATAGTCTGATTTCTAATCATACTCTCTTTATCGCCATTAATCACACCGCAGAGACCAGTTTCTCAAACCCCCTGAGAGTCGACGGCGTTCATATCTCTATTCTCGACCTATAG
- the LOC122642261 gene encoding egg cell-secreted protein 1.1-like: MASSSNYLFLLTVLVSIAALGMARPLISKSSHSTLATRLQNNDGNTVCWDSLLELKACTGEVILFFLNGETYLGPDCCRAIRFIEHECWPAMLGSLGFTPEESDILQGYCDATGETTTPPSPPTPPSPPPNSTTLLMSKDDFTP; this comes from the coding sequence ATGGCAAGCTCTTCCAATTACCTCTTCCTTCTGACTGTTTTGGTGAGCATAGCTGCCTTGGGCATGGCAAGGCCACTGATCTCAAAGTCAAGCCACTCAACCCTAGCAACTCGACTACAAAACAACGATGGTAACACGGTTTGTTGGGACTCACTGTTGGAACTCAAGGCATGCACTGGGGAAGTCATCCTTTTCTTCCTCAACGGCGAAACATATCTGGGACCTGATTGTTGTCGTGCCATCCGATTCATCGAGCACGAATGCTGGCCGGCCATGCTCGGTTCTCTAGGATTCACCCCTGAGGAATCTGACATTCTCCAAGGCTATTGTGATGCCACCGGCGAAACCACCACCCCTCCATCACCACCAACGCCGCCATCGCCACCACCTAATTCCACTACTCTGCTCATGTCCAAGGACGACTTCACACCCTAA
- the LOC122642322 gene encoding egg cell-secreted protein 1.3-like, which translates to MALNNLVTLLLVMSCVIGGVVTMVDARELPPLKPGQGLAARLESHRGGGGGGEGGGGMVECWDALLELRSCTNEIIVFLLDGEAYLGLDCCRAIRVITRQCWPTMLTNLGFTAEEGDILRGYCDASSSPSPTQSPAPSPLFSVPPPAALISAVG; encoded by the coding sequence ATGGCTCTCAACAATTTGGTTACCTTGTTACTTGTCATGTCATGCGTCATTGGTGGAGTTGTTACTATGGTGGATGCACGAGAATTGCCACCACTTAAGCCCGGACAAGGCCTCGCAGCTCGGCTAGAGAGCCaccgaggaggaggaggaggaggagaaggagggggTGGCATGGTGGAATGCTGGGATGCTCTGCTAGAGCTGCGGTCATGCACCAACGAGATCATCGTTTTCTTGCTCGACGGTGAGGCTTATCTCGGCCTTGATTGCTGCCGAGCCATCCGTGTCATTACTCGCCAGTGCTGGCCCACGATGCTTACCAATCTTGGTTTCACGGCTGAGGAGGGAGACATTCTCCGAGGCTACTGTGAtgcttcttcctctccctcacCGACCCAATCCCCAGCTCCATCTCCCTTGTTTTCTGTGCCACCTCCTGCTGCTCTTATCTCTGCAGTTGGTTAA